In a genomic window of Phycodurus eques isolate BA_2022a chromosome 2, UOR_Pequ_1.1, whole genome shotgun sequence:
- the LOC133417323 gene encoding zinc finger protein 431-like translates to MCAKSVKEEEYEREVCGTKEENERRRQSSDAAFKPPRVGLLRGADIREEVLRSKQQEPEPKHIKVEEQHTDITDFPLMGVIVKSEDDEDQGQRSQLHPSQSRERWPEPPGNSPSPNVTEVNGDHSGGSQSDSLLAPLSDSDDIISHSPDTDEDEHFKGDMECHTENKRWKCFQCGKAFGSKYKLKVHMRTHTGEKPFACSVCGKSFCIKDSLIRHARIHTGERPFVCSFCGKSFYINDSLIRHTKIHIGEKPFTCSVCGKRFLLKAHLKTHKRTHTGEKPFACLVCGKTFSRTEHLRAHTKTHTGEKPFPCSVCGKRFAEKGGLNRHNKTHTGEKPLMGSFCTYTSGSESLCHKQQERSSRVEQQAPKTPHIKKQKEPDPTHIKKEELQTNFTNFQTTSMIVKSEDDEDQPQRSLLHPGQSREFKGVEPPGSSSSQHMTTEGDGDHCRRSQADNLLAPLSDSDGITSHSPDTDDEHAKGDKTFHTEKKRWECCQCQKTFAAKYNLNVHMRTHTGEKPFSCSLCGKRFYHKGHFSRHSRMHTGEKPFACSVCGKRFSVMGNLKTHTRMHTGEKPFVCLVCGKSFYIKDSLRRHARIHTGEKPFACSVCGKRFLLKAHLNTHTRIHTGEKAFACAICGKTFSRTGQLRTHTKTHNGEKPITSFCNFSSGLEELCLEQGQEPPYIKEEEEPEPLPIKEAEKAQDITKLPLTAITEKSEDDDENSKDDITCHADNKNGKSQWDHIFAAKTDQRKHVIVHTYSRRLQEKICSEGTFEHSPTQKHTLAINLLPAQSTTKVSGGYSRKEVQQM, encoded by the coding sequence ACATCAGAGAAGAAGTTCTTCGTTCAAAGCAGCAGGAGCCAGAGCCCAAGCACATTAAAGTGGAAGAGCAGCACACTGATATCACCGACTTTCCATTGATGGGTGTcattgtgaagagtgaagatgatgaAGACCAAGGTCAGAGGTCACAGCTGCATCCAAGTCAAAGTCGGGAAAGATGGCCAGAGCCTCCGGGCAACAGCCCAAGTCCAAACGTCACAGAAGTGAATGGGGACCACTCTGGAGGATCACAATCAGACAGCCTCTTAGCTCCGCTCTCAGATAGTGATGACATAATTTCACACTCTCCTGACACTGATGAGGATGAACACTTCAAAGGTGATATGGAATGTCACACTGAAAACAAACGCTGGAAGTGTTTTCAATGTGGGAAAGCCTTTGGTTCCAAGTATAAATTGAAAgtacacatgagaacacacacgggagagaaaccttttgcctgctcagtgtgTGGTAAAAGCTTCTGTATAAAAGATAGTTTAATAAGGCATGCAAGAATACACACTGGGGAGagaccttttgtctgctcattCTGTGGTAAAAGCTTCTATATAAATGATAGTTTAATAaggcacacaaaaatacacattggtgagaaaccttttacctgttcagtttgtggtaaaagattcttaCTGaaggcacatttaaaaacacataaaagaactcacactggggaaaaaccttttgcctgtttaGTATGTGGAAAAACATTCTCCAGAACAGAACATTTaagagcacacacaaaaacgcacaccggggaaaaaccttttccctgctcagtttgtggtaaaaggttTGCTGAAAAAGGAGGATTGAACAGacacaataaaacacacactggagagaaacctttgaTGGGTTCATTCTGCACTTATACTTCCGGATCGGAAAGTCTTTGCCATAAGCAGCAGGAGCGTAGCTCCCGGGTGGAGCAACAGGCGCCAAAAACCCCGcacattaaaaagcaaaaagaacCAGATCCCACTCACATTAAAAAGGAAGAGCTGCAGacaaatttcacaaattttcaAACGACTAGTATGattgtgaagagtgaagatgatgaAGACCAACCTCAGAGGTCACTGCTTCACCCTGGTCAAAGTAGGGAATTTAAAGGGGTGGAGCCTCCAGGCAGTAGCTCAAGCCAACAtatgacaacagaaggtgatgggGACCACTGTAGACGATCGCAAGCAGACAACCTGTTAGCTCCGCTATCAGATAGTGACGGCATAACGTCACACTCTCCTGATACTGATGATGAACACGCTAAAGGTGACAAGACatttcacacagaaaaaaaacgctgGGAATGTTGTCAGTGTCAGAAAACCTTTGCTGCCAAGTACAATTTGAATgtacacatgagaacacacacgggagagaaacctttttcctgttcATTATGTGGGAAAAGATTCTATCATAAGGGACATTTTAGTAGACACTCAAGaatgcacactggtgagaaaccttttgcatgctcagtttgcggtaaaaGATTTTCTGTAATGGGAaatttgaaaacacacacacgaatgcacactggggagaaaccttttgtctgcttgGTGTGTGGTAAAAGTTTCTATATAAAGGACAGTTTAAGAAGGCACGCGCgaatacacactggagagaaaccttttgcctgttcagtttgtggtaaaagattcttacttaaggcacatttaaacacacacacaagaattcACACTGGGGAGAAAGCTTTTGCTTGCGCAATCTGTGGTAAAACATTCTCTAGAACAGGTCAATTGAGAACACACACTAAAACCCACAATGGAGAGAAACCTATTACTTCATTCTGCAATTTCAGTTCTGGATTGGAAGAGTTATGTCTTGAGCAGGGGCAAGAGCCCCCCTACATTAAGGAGgaagaagagccagagcccctgCCCATtaaagaggcagagaaggcgCAGGATATCACCAAGTTGCCATTGACTGCCATCACTGAGAAGAGTGAGGATGACGACGAAAACTCTAAAGATGATATAACATGTCACGCTGacaacaaaaatgggaaatctCAATGGGACCACATTTTTGCTGCCAAGACAGATCAGAGAAAACACGTGATTGTCCACACGTACAGTAGAAGACTGCAGGAAAAGATTTGCTCAGAAGGGACATTTGAACATTCGCCAACACAGAAACACACGCTGGCAATAAACCTTTTACCTGCTCAGTCCACAACTAAAGTTTCTGGGGGGTATTCCAGAAAAGAGGTTCAACAAATGTAA